A window of the Lolium perenne isolate Kyuss_39 chromosome 7, Kyuss_2.0, whole genome shotgun sequence genome harbors these coding sequences:
- the LOC127318658 gene encoding methylcrotonoyl-CoA carboxylase beta chain, mitochondrial gives MLGRLAARRLRPIRTPVTAVTAAIYHSSAAVRSHGGGSSSVLPDGLDRSSDAYARNADAVGGLLSDLRSRVVQVLGGGGAGAVKRNAGRGKLLPRERIDRLLDPGASFLELSQLAGSDVYEEALPSAGIITGIGPVHGRLCMFVANDPTTKGGTYYPITVKKHLRAQEIASECKLPCIYLVDSGGVNLPKQAEVFPDRDNFGRIFFNQAKMSADGIPQIAVVLGSCTAGGAYIPAMADESIIVKGNGTIFLAGPPLVKAATGEEISAEDLGGASVHCKVSGVSDHFAQDELHGLALGRNIVKNLHLAAKVTNVQNSVCDYQEPLYDVQELRSIAPSDMKQSFDIRSVIARIVDGSEFDEFKKLYGTTLVTGFARICGQPVGIIGNNGILFTESALKGSHFIELCAQRNIPLIFLQNITGFMVGSKSEASGIAKAGAKMVMAVSCAKVPKITVIVGGSFGAGNYGMCGRAYSPNFLFMWPTARISVMGGIQAAGVLAQIENNKKRQGVEWTKDEEEAFKAKVVEAYDKEGSPYYSTARLWDDGIIDPADTRRVLSLCLSASAKPVPEDTKYGVFRM, from the exons ATGCTCGGCAGATTGGCCGCGCGGCGGCTCCGTCCAATCAGGACACCGGTTACTGCGGTTACTGCTGCTATCTACCACTCCTCGGCGGCGGTCCGCTCCCACGGAGGAGGCTCCTCCTCTGTCCTCCCCGACGGCCTCGATCGGAGCTCCGACGCCTACGCTCGCAACGCCGACGCCGTCGGCGGCCTCCTCTCGGACCTGCGCTCCCGCGTCGTAcag GTGTTGGGCGGCGGAGGCGCGGGGGCGGTGAAGCGGAACGCGGGGCGGGGCAAGCTACTCCCCAGGGAGCGCATCGACCGCCTGCTCGACCCCGGGGCCTCCTTCCTAGAGCTATCTCAG CTTGCAGGATCTGATGTTTATGAGGAAGCATTACCATCAGCGGGTATAATTACTGGCATAGGTCCTGTCCATGGAAGATTATGTATGTTTGTGGCCAATGACCCAACTACAAAGGGGGGTACATACTATCCTATTACTGTCAAAAAGCATCTGCGGGCACAGGAAATAGCTTCTGAATGTAAATTGCCTTGCATTTATCTTGTTGACAGTGGAGGTGTTAATCTTCCCAAGCAAGCGGAAGTTTTCCCTGATCGTGATAATTTTGGTCGAATATTCTTCAATCAAGCTAAGATGTCTGCAGATGGTATTCCTCAGATTGCAGTAGTGCTAGGTTCTTGTACTGCTGGTGGTGCGTATATTCCTGCAATGGCTGATGAAAGTATAATTGTTAAGGGAAATGGAACAATATTTCTAGCCGGTCCACCCCTTGTAAAG GCTGCTACAGGGGAGGAGATATCTGCTGAGGACCTTGGTGGAGCATCAGTGCATTGTAAAGTATCAGGAGTCTCTGATCACTTCGCACAAG ATGAACTTCATGGACTTGCACTGGGGAGAAACATTGTGAAGAACCTTCACCTGGCCGCTAAAGTAACAAATGTACAAAATTCTGTTTGTGATTATCAAGAACCGTTGTATGATGTACAGGAACTTCGCTCGATTGCACCATCTGATATGAAACAATCTTTTGATATTCGCTCAGTAATAGCTCGTATAGTTGACGGAAGTGAGTTTGATGAATTCAAAAAACTGTACGGAACA ACACTAGTGACTGGTTTTGCAAGGATATGTGGACAGCCAGTTGGCATTATTGGAAACAATGGCATTTTATTTACTGAGTCAGCACTAAAGGGTTCCCACTTCATTGAGTTGTGTGCTCAACGCAATATTCCTTTGATATTCCTACAAAATATTACTGGATTTATG GTTGGTTCGAAATCTGAAGCAAGTGGAATTGCGAAAGCTGGAGCAAAAATGGTCATGGCAGTTTCCTGTGCCAAG GTTCCTAAAATTACTGTAATTGTCGGTGGGAGTTTTGGTGCTGGAAATTATGGAATGTGTGGACGTGCATATAGCCCGAATTTTTTGTTCATGTGGCCAACTGCTAGGATATCTGTTATGGGTGGCATCCAG GCAGCCGGTGTTCTTGCTCAAATCGAGAACAACAAGAAAAGGCAAGGAGTGGAG TGGACCaaggacgaggaagaagccttCAAAGCCAAAGTTGTCGAGGCTTACGACAAAGAAGGAAGCCCCTATTACTCCACCGCTAGGCTTTGGGATGACGGGATCATAGACCCTGCGGATACCAGACGGGTTTTAAGCCTCTGTCTTTCTGCTTCAGCCAAGCCAGTTCCAGAAGACACGAAATATGGCGTGTTCCGAATGTAA